The stretch of DNA AGGAGGGCAATTTCAAGGCTGGCCGGTTCGCTCTGATCAGCGCCGACGAGCTCATTGTCGCCCACACGAACGAAACGGAGTATAAGGCGTTCATTTCCAACAAAAAAAATGAAGCGCTCCAGTCGCGGATGATCGTCATGCCGGTGCCTTATAACCTGAAGGTGTCGGAAGAGGAGAAGATTTACGCTAAGCTGATCGCCCAGAGCGACATGAAGCATGTGCATATCGCGCCCCACGCGCTGCGTGCAGCCGCGATTTTCTCCGTCTTGACAAGGCTCAAGGAGAGCAAGAAGCAGGGCATGGATCTGATCAAGAAGCTGCGGATGTACGATGGCGAAGAAGTCGAGGGCTACAAGGAAGCCGACCTGAAGGAGATGCAGAACGAATACTTAGACGAAGGCATGTCCGGCATCGATCCCCGGTACGTCATCAACCGCATTTCCAGCGCGCTGATCAAGGGCGATCTGGAGTGCATGAACGCGCTTGACGTGCTGCGGGCGATCAAGGACGGCCTGGATCAGCATCCTTCGATTACGAAGGAGGAGCGGGAGCGGTATTTGAACTTCATTTCCATTGCCCGGAAAGAATACGACACTTTGGCCAAGAACGAGGTGCAGAAGGCGTTCGTTTACTCTTTTGAGGAATCGGCCAAGACGCTGTTTGAGAATTATCTCGACAACATCGAGGCGTTCTGCAACTGGACCAAAATCCGCGACCCGTTGACCGATGAGGAAATGGAGCCGGATGAGCGGCTGATGCGTTCCATCGAGGAACAAATCGGCATTTCGGAGAATGCCAAGAAGGCTTTCCGGGAGGAGATTCTAATCCGGATTTCCGCCTATTCCCGCAAAGGCAAAAAGTTCGAGTACAGCAACCACGACCGTCTTCGGGAGGCGATTGAGAAGAAGCTGTTCGCGGATCTCAAAGATATCGTCAAAATCACAACCTCATCCAAAACCCCGGATGAGAGCCAGTTGAAGCGGATCAACGAGGTGTCCCGCCGTCTGATCGAGGAGCATGGCTACTGCCCGATTTGCGCCAATGAACTGCTCCGGTACGTGGGCAGCCTGCTGAACCGCTAAGCATTGTCTAGAACATATACGGCAAGCACGCGATAAATCATTAAAAAGGACCGCTGACGGCAGCGGTCCTTTTTCCATTTAGCACATAATTATTTCACTATATGAAAAATCATCAATAGTAAATCAATAGTGATCATCAGCCAAGGAGCAGCAACTGCGATCCATGCCGATTTGCTCTTTTTTCTCAGAAAAATTCAGACTCGGGGGCGCAATATCATATATAATAGATTTCAATGTACTATGTACTATTGACAGGGGCGAGAACATGAAAAAACGATTTTACATTTTACCCTCCTTTCTTTTTTTGTTCCTCTTTTCTTATGGGCGTATCCTCTTATACCGGCAGAAGGATATCCGCGTGGGATTTACCACACTCTATGCTCCAACCTTGAAGGATATCGGGATCGGCATTTTGATTTTGCTCGTTTTTTATACGCTTTCAAAGGTGAATCTTATCGCTTCGTTTGTTTTGGCGGTGGTACTGGGCGTTTTCCATTTGGCGAATGTCGAATATATTTACGCGCTGGACCATGTGGTCAACCTGAAAGATATCACCATGGCGTCGGACAAGGAATTTATTGCGGGCACGTTGTTTCATGTCAGTTTCCCGGTCTATTCCATCCTGCTGATGGCGTCTCTAATGGCGTCGATCTTTTTTCTC from Paenibacillus sophorae encodes:
- a CDS encoding PrkA family serine protein kinase — its product is MDIFERIASYRAENERMAWSGTFKEYIDLLKKDPTPAKTAHSRVYDMIKSHGVEEINGRKRYKFFEQEIFGLDRAIEKLVEEYFHSAARRLDVRKRILLLMGPVSGGKSTLVTLLKRGLEQYSRTIQGAVYAIEGCPMHEEPLHLIPGELRPEIEKELGVRIEGNLCPSCQMRLKNEYGGDIEKVRVVRVLLSEEERVGIGTFSPSDPKSQDIADLTGSIDFSTITEYGSESDPRAYRFDGELNKANRGLMEFQEMLKCDEKFLWNLLSLTQEGNFKAGRFALISADELIVAHTNETEYKAFISNKKNEALQSRMIVMPVPYNLKVSEEEKIYAKLIAQSDMKHVHIAPHALRAAAIFSVLTRLKESKKQGMDLIKKLRMYDGEEVEGYKEADLKEMQNEYLDEGMSGIDPRYVINRISSALIKGDLECMNALDVLRAIKDGLDQHPSITKEERERYLNFISIARKEYDTLAKNEVQKAFVYSFEESAKTLFENYLDNIEAFCNWTKIRDPLTDEEMEPDERLMRSIEEQIGISENAKKAFREEILIRISAYSRKGKKFEYSNHDRLREAIEKKLFADLKDIVKITTSSKTPDESQLKRINEVSRRLIEEHGYCPICANELLRYVGSLLNR